Proteins from one Staphylococcus saprophyticus subsp. saprophyticus ATCC 15305 = NCTC 7292 genomic window:
- the aldA gene encoding aldehyde dehydrogenase — protein MNQLFINNEFIASKSTDTMDVINPATGEKIDTITFATEAEVNDAVEKSKQAQLEWEKTPEPTRADHVKLLIPLLEQNKDTLAELYVKEQGKTLASAKGEIDKAIQFIDYMTGLSMNNKGEVLKNSRENETILLTKKPIGVTAGIVPWNAPIMVLMRKVIPAVITGCSVVIKPSEATSLITLKIAELLRASTIPAGLVQILPGTGETVGTQLAQHPDIQLISLTGSMRAGKSVYAESASTVKKVNLELGGNAPVIVTSNADLDKAVNYIVTARINNAGQVCTCPERIFVHQDIHDTFIDKLKAQMEQLTVGDPFDESTDYGAIINQQQLDSIDDKVQNAVKNGAQLITGGHKIKRSGFFYAPTILDHINLEDSAFKEEIFGPVLPIVTYSEFEHALNQANDTNAGLSSYIFSENLKEIMLATEKLKFGEVYANCEAEEVVNGFHAGWRESGLGGADGIHGLEEYYNTTVSYIRYD, from the coding sequence TTGAATCAATTATTTATAAACAATGAATTTATAGCAAGTAAATCTACTGACACAATGGATGTTATCAACCCTGCAACAGGAGAAAAAATAGATACGATTACATTTGCAACGGAAGCCGAAGTCAATGATGCTGTAGAAAAATCCAAACAAGCTCAATTAGAATGGGAAAAAACACCAGAGCCTACACGCGCTGATCATGTTAAATTGCTCATTCCATTATTAGAACAAAACAAAGATACATTAGCTGAACTTTATGTTAAAGAGCAAGGTAAAACCTTAGCTTCAGCAAAAGGTGAAATTGATAAAGCTATTCAATTCATTGACTATATGACTGGATTGAGTATGAATAATAAAGGAGAAGTTTTAAAAAATAGTCGTGAAAATGAAACCATTTTACTAACGAAAAAACCGATTGGTGTAACTGCAGGCATTGTACCTTGGAATGCGCCAATTATGGTCTTGATGAGAAAAGTGATTCCTGCTGTTATTACTGGTTGCTCTGTTGTCATTAAACCAAGTGAAGCAACTTCTTTAATTACATTAAAAATCGCAGAATTACTACGTGCCTCAACGATACCTGCTGGCCTAGTACAAATATTACCAGGTACAGGCGAAACTGTAGGAACGCAACTAGCACAACATCCTGATATCCAACTCATTTCATTAACCGGTAGTATGCGCGCTGGTAAGTCTGTCTATGCTGAAAGTGCCTCTACAGTCAAAAAAGTGAACTTAGAGCTTGGAGGTAACGCGCCAGTTATCGTTACATCAAATGCTGACTTAGATAAAGCCGTTAATTATATTGTTACAGCAAGAATAAATAATGCTGGTCAAGTTTGCACTTGTCCTGAGCGTATTTTTGTCCACCAAGATATTCACGATACATTTATCGACAAATTGAAAGCTCAAATGGAACAATTAACAGTCGGCGATCCGTTTGATGAATCTACAGATTATGGTGCCATTATTAATCAACAACAACTTGACAGTATAGATGACAAAGTACAAAATGCTGTAAAAAATGGTGCTCAATTAATCACTGGTGGTCATAAAATTAAGCGTTCTGGTTTCTTTTATGCTCCTACTATTTTAGATCATATCAATCTCGAAGACAGTGCGTTCAAAGAAGAAATATTCGGTCCTGTTTTACCAATTGTGACATATTCTGAATTTGAACATGCGCTTAACCAAGCCAATGATACGAATGCAGGCTTATCATCATATATCTTTTCTGAAAACTTAAAAGAAATTATGTTAGCTACTGAAAAACTTAAATTTGGTGAAGTTTATGCCAATTGTGAAGCCGAAGAAGTCGTTAATGGTTTTCATGCTGGCTGGAGAGAATCTGGCTTAGGTGGCGCTGATGGTATTCATGGCTTAGAAGAGTATTATAATACAACTGTTTCTTATATTAGATATGATTAA
- a CDS encoding MarR family winged helix-turn-helix transcriptional regulator, with the protein MDRTQISLNTFVGLNRTLDHLMKIVKTDVQRYGLNVTEFAVMELLYNKGDQPIQRIGNRVLIASSSITYVVDKLEEKGCVVRQRNEKDKRVTNASLTDKGRSMMDEIFPDHASTLESTFSVLTDEEITVLQTTLKKLSAQPIE; encoded by the coding sequence GTGGATCGTACACAAATATCTTTAAATACATTTGTTGGTTTAAATAGAACCTTAGATCATCTAATGAAAATCGTTAAAACAGATGTGCAACGTTATGGATTAAATGTAACAGAATTTGCTGTAATGGAGTTGCTTTACAATAAAGGTGACCAACCCATTCAACGCATCGGTAATCGTGTATTAATAGCAAGTAGTAGCATTACGTATGTCGTAGATAAATTAGAAGAAAAAGGCTGTGTAGTTAGACAACGCAATGAGAAAGATAAGCGTGTGACGAATGCATCTTTAACCGATAAGGGACGTAGTATGATGGATGAAATATTCCCAGATCATGCATCAACATTAGAATCTACTTTTTCAGTACTAACAGATGAAGAAATAACGGTATTACAAACAACTTTAAAAAAATTAAGTGCTCAACCGATTGAATAA
- the mhqE gene encoding ring-cleaving dioxygenase MhqE yields the protein MTNNQLLGIHHVTAMTDDAERNYQFFTEVLGMRLVKKTVNQDDIYTYHTFFADDEGSPGTDMTFFDFPNIPKGSAGTNSITRPSFRVPNDEALEYYEQRFDEFNIKHEGIQSLFGTKVLPFEEVDGQSYQLVSDEHNKGVAPGKPWKNGPVPMDKAIYGLGPIEITVSYFEDFMKILEDVFGMTVLTKEDGVVILEVGEGGNGGQVILRKDTDGPEARQGYGEVHHVSFRLKDHAAIVQWLEKYQTLGIGNSGLVDRFYFEALYARIGHILIEVSTDGPGFMGDEPYETLGESLALPPFLEPQRAYIESEIRPFDTSR from the coding sequence ATGACAAATAACCAATTATTAGGTATTCATCATGTCACAGCAATGACAGATGATGCGGAAAGAAACTATCAATTTTTCACAGAAGTATTAGGTATGAGACTCGTTAAGAAAACAGTAAATCAAGATGATATTTATACGTATCATACATTTTTTGCGGATGACGAAGGCTCACCTGGAACGGATATGACATTCTTTGATTTTCCTAATATTCCTAAAGGGTCAGCAGGTACAAATTCAATTACACGTCCTTCATTTAGAGTGCCTAACGATGAAGCGTTGGAATATTATGAGCAACGATTTGACGAATTTAATATTAAACATGAGGGTATACAATCACTCTTTGGTACAAAGGTATTACCGTTTGAAGAGGTAGATGGTCAAAGTTACCAACTGGTGTCTGATGAGCATAATAAAGGTGTGGCACCAGGTAAACCATGGAAAAATGGTCCAGTACCAATGGATAAAGCAATCTATGGTCTAGGTCCTATCGAAATTACCGTGAGTTATTTTGAGGATTTTATGAAAATACTTGAAGATGTATTTGGCATGACAGTCTTAACTAAAGAAGACGGAGTAGTCATTTTAGAAGTCGGTGAAGGGGGTAATGGGGGGCAAGTTATCTTAAGGAAAGATACAGATGGACCTGAAGCAAGACAAGGTTATGGTGAGGTGCATCATGTATCATTTAGACTAAAAGATCATGCAGCAATCGTACAATGGTTAGAAAAATATCAAACATTAGGTATCGGTAATTCTGGTTTAGTAGATCGATTTTATTTTGAAGCGTTATATGCACGAATAGGACATATATTAATTGAAGTTTCTACAGATGGACCTGGATTTATGGGTGATGAGCCTTATGAAACATTGGGTGAAAGTCTAGCTTTACCACCATTTCTAGAACCACAAAGAGCCTATATTGAATCAGAAATACGTCCGTTTGATACAAGCAGATAA
- a CDS encoding VOC family protein: MEAIQHIHHISAIVGNPEENIRFYRDVLNLKLIKKTVNYDDPSTYHLYFSNGNIENGTILTFFNWPNAHKGRKGNGQVERIAFRIPKNSRDIWKAHLQAHQIEVVETRLFDRETLEFNDTHDLPLALVEADDDNDQTDAQSIIGFHGVTLLSSHPKATLNTLVNDMGLHKVNEDDNVVHVETKGHWQHHVIIKKESAQMNVRWGVGVVHHIAWSVPTDKVQREWLVKMTGKGYHVTDVKDRNYFKAIYMKEQGGIIFEFATEGPGFTVDERFETLGTHLVLPPQFEDRRETILQLLPPIRI, encoded by the coding sequence ATGGAAGCAATTCAACATATTCATCATATTTCAGCAATTGTAGGTAATCCAGAAGAAAATATTCGATTTTACAGAGATGTATTAAATCTAAAGTTAATTAAAAAAACGGTTAATTATGATGATCCATCCACTTATCATCTTTACTTCTCAAATGGAAATATTGAAAATGGTACGATTTTAACGTTTTTCAATTGGCCAAATGCACATAAAGGTCGTAAAGGAAATGGGCAAGTCGAACGCATTGCTTTTAGAATACCTAAAAACTCAAGGGATATTTGGAAAGCACATTTACAAGCACATCAAATTGAAGTAGTAGAAACTAGATTGTTTGATCGTGAAACATTAGAATTTAACGATACACATGACTTACCTTTAGCATTAGTTGAAGCAGATGACGATAACGACCAAACTGACGCACAGAGTATCATTGGATTTCATGGGGTGACTTTATTATCTAGTCATCCTAAGGCAACGTTGAATACACTAGTAAACGATATGGGTCTTCATAAAGTGAACGAAGATGACAATGTGGTACATGTTGAAACAAAAGGCCATTGGCAACATCATGTGATTATCAAAAAAGAAAGCGCTCAAATGAATGTTCGTTGGGGTGTTGGTGTTGTTCATCACATTGCTTGGTCAGTTCCAACTGATAAAGTACAACGAGAATGGTTAGTTAAAATGACTGGTAAAGGTTATCATGTGACTGACGTTAAAGATCGCAACTATTTCAAAGCTATTTATATGAAAGAGCAGGGTGGCATTATCTTTGAATTTGCGACAGAAGGCCCTGGTTTTACAGTGGATGAACGATTTGAAACATTAGGTACGCATTTAGTATTACCACCTCAATTTGAAGACAGAAGAGAAACGATACTTCAATTGCTACCACCTATTCGTATATAG
- the mhqD gene encoding methylhydroquinone degradation carboxylesterase MhqD, which yields MEHIFREGEANAPTLILLHGTGGDESDLLPLSQLLNPKYNVLSIRGEVSENGMNRFFKRHGEGQYDIEDLNFRTDRLIAFLKEAAERYGFDLSLAIPVGFSNGSNIAISMILHQDISFQTALLYAPLYPVNDANDKDLSGMHVLLSMGEHDPIVTSKDSQNVIDLFENRGANVTQVWVNSHELTQAGVVAGRDLLNNIFK from the coding sequence ATGGAACATATTTTTAGAGAAGGTGAAGCAAATGCACCTACATTGATTTTACTACACGGGACAGGTGGAGATGAAAGTGATTTATTACCATTAAGTCAGCTACTTAACCCTAAGTATAATGTGTTAAGTATAAGAGGTGAAGTATCTGAGAATGGAATGAACCGTTTCTTCAAACGTCACGGTGAAGGACAATACGATATAGAGGATTTAAACTTTCGAACAGATAGACTCATTGCATTTTTAAAAGAAGCTGCTGAACGCTATGGTTTTGATTTATCGCTAGCAATTCCTGTAGGTTTTTCAAACGGTTCTAATATTGCAATCAGCATGATTTTACATCAGGACATTTCATTTCAAACAGCACTGTTATATGCACCACTTTATCCGGTGAATGATGCGAATGATAAAGATTTAAGTGGTATGCATGTATTACTTTCAATGGGTGAACATGACCCAATTGTTACAAGCAAAGATAGTCAAAATGTCATTGATTTATTCGAAAACCGTGGTGCAAATGTCACGCAAGTTTGGGTGAATAGTCACGAACTGACTCAAGCAGGTGTGGTAGCGGGTCGAGACTTATTAAACAATATTTTTAAATAA
- a CDS encoding cysteine hydrolase family protein, translating into MNHQALIVMDMQNGIVNGLQQKENVIANNQKAIEHARRNSVAVIFVRVAFTGEYMEVSPNNKMFSQMKAKGVPMNKQDESTQIVEALNRQAKEPLVTKHRLSAFTGSNLEVLLRGLQVDHLVLTGVSTSGVVLSTAVEAADKDYKLTLLSDAMADQDVEKHQFLINKILTRYADVTTVEAWCNS; encoded by the coding sequence ATGAATCATCAAGCGTTGATAGTGATGGATATGCAAAATGGTATTGTAAATGGTTTGCAGCAAAAAGAAAATGTAATAGCTAATAATCAAAAAGCAATTGAACACGCGCGTCGTAATAGTGTGGCAGTCATTTTTGTACGTGTTGCGTTTACAGGTGAATATATGGAAGTTTCACCAAATAATAAAATGTTTTCGCAAATGAAAGCAAAAGGCGTGCCTATGAATAAACAAGATGAATCAACTCAAATTGTTGAAGCATTGAATCGCCAAGCAAAGGAACCCCTTGTAACGAAGCATCGATTAAGTGCGTTTACTGGTAGTAATTTAGAGGTGTTATTACGCGGTTTGCAAGTTGATCATCTTGTACTTACAGGTGTGAGTACGAGCGGTGTCGTATTATCTACAGCAGTTGAAGCGGCAGACAAAGATTATAAGCTAACGCTATTATCAGATGCAATGGCCGATCAAGATGTAGAAAAACATCAATTTTTAATCAATAAAATATTAACGCGTTATGCAGATGTGACAACAGTAGAAGCATGGTGTAACAGTTAA
- a CDS encoding anion permease, with translation MNSDIHYRKFIFPILIGIIIWLLTPIRPEGLDVGAWHMFAIFVATIIGCITQPLPIGAVAMIGFTLAVLTQTVKIDTAVSGFGNSSIWLIAMAFFISRGFVKTGLGRRIALQFVKLFGKKTLGLGYSLIGVDLILAPATPSNTARAGGIMFPIINALSRSFGSKPEDGTQRKMGGFLIFTEFHGNLITAAMFLTAMAGNPLAQSLAKHQGVDITWMQWFIAALIPGIISLILVPLIIYKMYPPEIKETANAKSWAQNELKDMGKMATSEKFMVSIFLVALALWVLGSTLNINATLTAFIALSLLLITGVLTWSDVLKETGAWNTLVWFSILVMMANQLNELGFISWLSKSISGSLGGLSWPIVLVLLILFYFYSHYLFASSTAHVSAMYSALLGVAIATGAPPLFSALMLGFFGNLMASTTHYSSGPAPILYSAGYVSQNRWWTMNAVLAIFYFIVWLGIGSLWMKLIGLM, from the coding sequence ATGAATAGTGACATCCACTACAGAAAATTTATCTTTCCCATATTGATTGGTATCATTATCTGGCTACTTACCCCAATTAGACCAGAAGGCTTAGATGTTGGCGCATGGCATATGTTTGCAATTTTTGTAGCAACAATTATTGGTTGTATTACACAACCTCTTCCAATAGGCGCCGTTGCAATGATTGGTTTTACACTCGCGGTATTAACGCAAACCGTTAAGATAGACACTGCAGTTTCTGGATTTGGAAATAGTAGTATTTGGCTTATAGCAATGGCATTTTTTATTTCAAGAGGATTTGTAAAAACAGGTCTAGGCCGACGCATCGCCTTACAATTTGTTAAATTATTCGGTAAGAAAACTTTAGGCTTGGGCTATTCATTGATTGGTGTAGATTTAATCTTAGCACCTGCCACACCAAGTAATACAGCACGTGCTGGTGGTATTATGTTTCCAATCATTAATGCACTTTCCCGTTCATTTGGATCAAAACCTGAAGATGGTACCCAACGTAAAATGGGTGGATTCCTTATCTTTACAGAATTCCACGGCAACCTTATTACAGCTGCCATGTTTCTTACTGCCATGGCAGGCAACCCTTTGGCTCAATCTTTAGCGAAACATCAAGGCGTAGATATTACCTGGATGCAATGGTTTATTGCAGCACTCATCCCTGGCATCATATCGTTAATCCTTGTGCCATTAATTATTTATAAAATGTATCCTCCAGAAATTAAAGAAACTGCTAATGCGAAATCTTGGGCTCAAAACGAGCTTAAAGATATGGGTAAAATGGCGACCAGTGAAAAATTTATGGTTAGCATCTTTCTCGTTGCACTTGCACTTTGGGTATTAGGTAGTACGTTAAATATCAATGCGACATTAACCGCTTTTATCGCACTATCCTTATTACTCATTACCGGTGTCCTTACTTGGAGTGACGTACTCAAAGAAACTGGTGCTTGGAATACATTAGTATGGTTCTCAATATTAGTAATGATGGCTAACCAACTTAATGAACTGGGCTTTATTTCTTGGCTAAGTAAGTCTATCTCAGGTAGTTTAGGAGGTCTTAGTTGGCCAATCGTGTTAGTACTATTAATCTTATTCTACTTCTATTCTCATTATTTATTTGCTAGTTCAACCGCGCATGTAAGTGCTATGTACTCAGCATTATTAGGCGTCGCTATCGCTACTGGTGCACCACCACTTTTCAGTGCGTTAATGTTAGGTTTCTTCGGTAATTTAATGGCATCTACTACACATTATAGTAGTGGTCCTGCACCTATTTTATATTCAGCAGGCTATGTTTCTCAAAATCGATGGTGGACGATGAATGCCGTACTTGCGATATTTTACTTTATTGTATGGTTAGGTATCGGCTCTTTATGGATGAAACTCATCGGCCTTATGTAA
- a CDS encoding YkvI family membrane protein: MTSLKEIIIVAFAFVGVVVGAGFATGQEIFQFFTSNGNYSIWGVIITGCIVTLGGIFVLQTGYKLNAHNHTGPIKYYLPKRIATLFDIILTLFLLALAMIMTAGGVSTIHESFNIPYALSSVLLISIILITLFLKFERLIAILGMVTPFLVIIVTIIAMYYLMTGSLSFSDPNQYANTGTRSDQWWWFDAINYGSLQIAAAFSFLSVMGGRLKFKSSSVYGGMIGGLIITFLLLMLNLGMVSQFSHIKDVALPSLLLAKEISPMIGLFMSIVMILVIYNTVVGLMYAFASRFTRPYSKHYYIMIICMAVLTFATTFIGFIDLIGKVFPVMGIFGFILLFPILIKGISRK; encoded by the coding sequence ATGACAAGTTTAAAAGAAATTATTATTGTGGCATTTGCTTTTGTTGGTGTGGTTGTAGGCGCTGGATTTGCTACAGGTCAAGAAATATTCCAATTCTTTACCAGTAATGGCAATTACAGTATCTGGGGCGTGATTATAACGGGTTGTATTGTCACTCTAGGTGGCATTTTTGTACTCCAAACTGGCTATAAATTAAATGCACATAATCACACTGGACCTATAAAGTATTATTTACCCAAGCGTATTGCCACTTTATTTGATATCATCTTAACTTTATTTCTACTTGCACTCGCTATGATTATGACGGCAGGTGGGGTTTCAACGATTCATGAAAGTTTTAATATACCATATGCATTGAGTTCTGTACTTTTAATTTCAATTATTTTAATAACATTATTCTTAAAATTTGAACGCCTCATCGCAATTCTAGGTATGGTCACACCTTTTTTAGTTATTATCGTTACTATTATTGCTATGTATTATTTAATGACCGGTTCACTCAGCTTTAGTGATCCCAATCAATACGCGAATACCGGGACTCGTTCTGATCAATGGTGGTGGTTCGATGCAATTAACTATGGGAGCTTACAAATTGCAGCAGCGTTCAGCTTTTTATCTGTAATGGGAGGTCGTTTAAAATTTAAATCTTCCTCTGTTTACGGAGGCATGATAGGTGGCTTAATCATTACTTTCCTATTGCTTATGTTAAACTTAGGCATGGTATCGCAATTCTCTCACATAAAAGATGTCGCACTGCCATCACTATTATTAGCAAAAGAAATTTCTCCTATGATTGGTTTATTTATGTCTATCGTTATGATATTAGTTATTTATAATACTGTCGTGGGTCTTATGTATGCATTTGCTTCTAGATTTACAAGACCTTATAGCAAACATTATTATATTATGATTATTTGTATGGCAGTCCTTACCTTTGCTACGACCTTCATTGGGTTTATTGATTTAATAGGAAAAGTATTTCCTGTTATGGGGATCTTTGGTTTTATATTATTATTTCCAATTTTGATAAAAGGTATTTCACGTAAATAA
- a CDS encoding cation:proton antiporter, translating to MTLLNLPLTLLIVIFLALGIFSQWFADKIKWPSIVVMAIVGLLVGPIFGLINPQESLGQEVFSPLVSLAVAIILFEGSSNLDFRELKGISKAVIRIITVGAVIAWILGSMALHFVLGFSVTISLVLGGLFLITGPTVIQPLLKQAKVRKSVDSILRWESIILDPIGPMLALGAFYVFQIVEQGFEIQIILSFALRFVIAIVIGFGASYLFMMLIKRDLIPQNLMPPIQLVFILLIFAICDEILHESGLLAVTIFGLMMARMKRHDLIFKESDHFIENASSIMVSTVFILITSSLTLNVLESIISWKLFIFCAVMIILVRPISILLSTMNTEISKRERAMVSMMAPRGIVVLTVAQFFGGLFVEKGTPMAEYITPVTFGLVFITVVIYGFSFLPLSKMMHLSSTEPPGVIIVGESEFSFHLGAKLREHHIPVMTFNLFNNTSKRAQELDFEVFEGNLLSSNDRIYADMTRYNKCLLMTQSFVFNSLAFNELVPEFGLKNVNMMPVSFSDEHARSNLDGPIRNHILFDSDFTSHWFNRYIVEHNILEMPVSSKDNLTAYDMVLYHIDDNNEVTFKRDNQNITNSEEGMIGYLKDAYLHSNI from the coding sequence GTGACTTTATTAAACTTACCACTAACATTACTCATTGTTATCTTTTTAGCGTTGGGTATTTTTAGCCAATGGTTCGCCGATAAAATAAAATGGCCATCCATCGTTGTTATGGCTATTGTAGGGTTGCTTGTGGGCCCTATTTTTGGATTGATTAACCCTCAAGAAAGTCTGGGTCAAGAGGTGTTTAGCCCACTCGTTTCGTTGGCAGTTGCAATCATCTTGTTTGAAGGTAGCAGTAACTTAGATTTTCGTGAGTTAAAAGGTATCTCTAAAGCAGTTATAAGAATCATTACTGTGGGGGCAGTGATTGCTTGGATTTTAGGATCCATGGCTTTACATTTTGTATTAGGTTTCTCAGTAACGATATCACTTGTATTAGGTGGTTTATTTTTAATTACGGGTCCTACCGTGATTCAGCCATTATTAAAACAAGCAAAAGTTAGGAAAAGTGTAGATTCCATCTTAAGGTGGGAAAGTATTATTCTTGATCCTATTGGACCAATGTTAGCGTTAGGTGCATTTTATGTTTTTCAAATCGTAGAGCAAGGTTTTGAGATTCAAATTATTTTAAGTTTTGCTTTACGTTTTGTTATTGCCATTGTTATAGGTTTTGGTGCTTCTTATTTATTTATGATGCTCATTAAAAGAGATCTCATTCCACAAAATTTAATGCCACCCATCCAATTGGTTTTTATTTTACTTATTTTTGCAATATGTGATGAAATATTGCATGAATCAGGGCTACTTGCGGTAACCATATTTGGGTTAATGATGGCACGTATGAAGCGTCATGATTTGATCTTTAAAGAATCAGATCATTTTATTGAAAATGCATCTTCTATTATGGTTTCTACCGTCTTTATATTAATTACGTCTTCGTTAACTTTAAATGTGTTAGAAAGTATTATATCGTGGAAACTATTTATATTCTGTGCAGTCATGATTATATTAGTCAGACCTATTTCTATATTGTTATCTACGATGAATACTGAGATTTCTAAACGGGAAAGAGCTATGGTTTCAATGATGGCACCACGAGGTATTGTCGTACTTACTGTTGCACAGTTCTTTGGAGGCTTATTTGTAGAAAAAGGAACACCCATGGCAGAATACATCACGCCTGTTACATTTGGATTAGTATTTATAACTGTGGTCATTTATGGCTTTAGTTTTCTACCGTTAAGCAAAATGATGCACCTTTCAAGTACGGAACCACCGGGCGTCATTATTGTTGGAGAAAGTGAATTTTCATTTCATTTAGGTGCGAAATTGAGGGAACATCACATTCCAGTTATGACTTTTAATTTATTTAATAACACATCAAAACGAGCACAGGAATTAGATTTTGAAGTATTTGAAGGCAATTTATTATCTAGTAATGATCGTATATATGCCGATATGACACGTTACAATAAATGTTTATTAATGACTCAATCTTTTGTGTTCAATAGTTTGGCGTTTAATGAATTAGTGCCTGAGTTTGGTTTGAAAAATGTCAACATGATGCCAGTTTCTTTTAGTGATGAACATGCGCGAAGTAACTTAGATGGACCAATTAGAAATCACATACTATTTGATTCTGATTTTACGTCGCATTGGTTTAATCGCTATATCGTCGAACATAATATTTTAGAAATGCCAGTTTCGAGTAAGGATAATTTAACGGCTTATGACATGGTCCTCTATCATATTGATGATAATAACGAAGTCACATTTAAACGTGATAATCAAAATATTACAAATTCAGAAGAAGGTATGATTGGCTATTTAAAAGATGCTTATTTACATTCGAATATATAA